DNA sequence from the Fimbriimonadaceae bacterium genome:
CCCTGCACCAGACCGAGCAAGTTTCATGCTAAATGGGTCGATTAGAAGTGCACCTATCCGTTCGGAGTAGAATTTACATTCAATAAGCACAGCATTTGAATTAAAAGAGATGGCTCCATCAATTTGCTCAATATTATTCTGCCTTCGAAACTGTCCTGAAACGCCAACAGTGCCATCATCACAAAGCTCGTATATGAACTTCTCAAGCGCATAACCTTTAGCGCGATGATCAGTCATATTAGACAGCTCAAGGAAGTTTTGCGCCAAGATATCAAACCGATCCCGCATTCGCTTTGAAAGGTCAGGCCATAATTCAGAAAGTTGTCTGAAGTACTTTCTATAAACAGGATCCTGCCATCCCCTTACATGCCCGATGTACTGTAGCCTGCCTAGCAACACCCACCTAAATTTTGGAATTCTGCCAGAGGGCACATAATGTTTGTTTAAGTGCTTCTCTTCAAAGGTTTTTTGAGCAGATTCTTCTCCATACTTTTGCCACGCGTGAATCATTCCCCGCACTTGTCTTATATATTTCCTTCTCACATTGACAAACTTATTCACCGTCAATCCAGTGACACTTTGCCTCTGGCGGCGTTCTAAGCACCGAGTCTTAAGTCCATTCACAGTAAACCCGTTTCCTGATATTATCTGCTCCAGCGAGTCTGCAACACGTGTACCTTCGTGATCTACAGTTAGTAGTTGATTAGGGAATTTAGATTGCCAAGTTGAGAAGGTGATATCATCTGCATACCTCGTATAATAAAATCCATGTGATCGGGCGAATTGAATTAAGGCAATGTCTAATGAATACGAAATAATATTTGAAAGAATGGGTGACGAAGGAGCCCCTTGAGGAAGAGCGTGGTTCCTAGTACAAATCGTCGCAAGGACTTTAGCGGTACTCGCTTCCAAATGAAACGGTTTGGATTGAAGAACACCGCAGATTCTCCCAAAATGGATAGAAGGAAAGAAATCTTTTATGTCTATATTTACAATCCACTTTTTTCGCGTATGCAGGGCAGCATTCTTCACTGGGCTGCGATTCGATACATAGGCGTAAGCTGAAGTCGTTGGCACATATTTGTCTTCCAAGAATTCCTTGATTTTACGTTGCACTCCTTTGAGCAATTCGTCTGGCTCATCGATCTGGCGGTATCCTTGGGTGCGCTTTCGTATGTTATATGTCGTATAGCGAGAGTCGATGTTAGTACGATATGCAACAAATGCTAGCGTTCCTGCCTCATAGCCCCACTCTTCTTCCAGTTGCCACAGACTTGTTATGATTCGCATACTGAATTCAAGGCCCCTACTTTCGTTTCCTTACGCGAAGGTAGACAACTGGTAGCTACTGACTACATAGCCGTCGTAGCGCCAGTGTACTGAACACCCTAATCATGCTGCAGTATCAACAGCAAATTAGAAAGCGGGGCCATGGCGAAACTACCCGCTCGTCAGGCTTTTTTACAAGCCTATACTTTGACCCGTGAACGGAAAGCGTGGCAAATCGCCACGGCGAGAGCGTCGGCGACGTCGTCGGGCTTGGGTGTCTCTTTCAGGCTAAGCAGCTTCGTCACCATAAACTGAACTTGCTTCTTGTCCGCGCTGCCGTTGCCGACGACGCCCTGCTTGATCTCCGGTGGGGAGTATTCGGCAATGTCCAGACTGGCCTCCCCGGCAGCGAGAAGGGCTACTCCGACGGCTTTGGCAACATCCATCGCCGTGGTTTTGTTGACGGCGAAGAAGAGTTTTTCGGTGGCGAAGGCATCGGGCTGATGCTGCTTGATGAGGTCTTGAACGCCCTTGTGCAAAAGGATAAGCCGGTCTTGGATCGGTCCCTTCGGGGTTTGGAGCAGGCCGTAGTCGAGGACTTCCATCTTGGAGCCCACACGTCGGATAACGCCGTAGCCCATCCGCTCTAGGCCAGGGTCGATGCCGAGGATCACCACGGAGCTGCGCTCCTGCTTTGGGTGTGAGGAGTATAGGACCTATTGGCCATATATGTCCTATAGGTTCTGCCTGACCTATAGCCCGACGCCCAACACCTAACGCCCCTCATATTCTCTTAAACCTCTTCATCAAGTCATCGCTGGTCAGGGTGAGGGTGATCGGGCGGCCGTGCGGGCAAAGGTAAGGGTTCTCGGTCGTCGCCAGCTCCATGATCAGCCGCTCCATCTCGGCAAGGCTCAACGGGTCACCGGCTTTGACCGCCATCCGGCAAGAGGTCGTGATCCATATCTGTTCGCGTGTGGGTACGAGCTTGCGGGTGACGGTCGTCTCCACCAGTTCATCGATCATATCGCGCAGGATCTTGAGGGGGTCTTTTTGACGGACCGCTGCAGGCACCGAGCGCACCAGGAAGCTCTCACCGCCGAACGGCTCGATGTCGAACCCAACGGCCTTGATTTCATCCAGCTTATCGGAGAGTAAAACCGCCGACCGCTTGTCGAGGTGGAGCGTCTCTGGCGTCAGCAAGTGCTGGACCTCGATTGCGGTCGGTCCGCGCAAGCCGCAGAGATACTCATAAAGAACGCGCTCGTGGGCGACGTGCTGGTCGATGACCACAAGCCCGCGTTTGGTTTCGGCGATGATGAAAGTGTTCATCGCCTGACCGATCACCCGCAGACCCTCGATCAACTCGGCAAAGGGGTAACGCTCCGTACGATTGGGTTGAAAGGCCTCTTCGGACCCCGCACTGAACGGCTGCCCGCCAACATCCACCGGTGACTGAGCCGCGATGCTCGCATCCACATAAGCGGAGTGAGGCGCTCCTGGCATAGGCATGGCTCTGGGGAGATAGTTTGGAATCCCGCCGAGCATGGCTTGTGAAGAGGCGATGGCTTCGTTAGCCGCGTTCACGTCCACCGCGCTGGGCATCATCCCATGCTCGGCAAGGGCGTTGCGGATCGCGTACTTGATCGCGTCGAAGGCCGCGCCCTCCTGCTGAAACTTGACTTCGCTTTTCGTTGGACTGACGTTCACGTCGATCCGGCTGGGGTCGATCTCTAGTTTGAGCACGACGACGGGATATCTGCGTTCCGGTGTGAGCATTCGATAAGCCTGATCGAGCGCAGCGGTCAGGGTCCGAGTGCGCACGGGGCGCCCGTTCACATAGATGTATTGGTGGGCTCTTGTGGCCTTGGTGAGGTGGGGTGGGGAGATGAATCCGGTGACTCGTATGCCAGCGATGTCGGCGTCAATCTCGGCAAGTCCACGGGCCAGGTCTCGGCTCCATGCGCCGCTGATTGCGTCGAGGAGGTCGCCCGAGCCGGTGGTCGTGATGGCGTTTTGTCCGTTATGGCTGACGATGAAGGCGATGTGTGGATAGGCTATGGCGTATTTGGAGAGAACGTCAATGCACTGACCAAGCTCAGTCGTATCCGATTTTAAGAATTTGAGCCGGGCCGGAGTGTTAAAGAAAAGGTCTTCAACGGTGACCTCGGTACCCTTCGCTCCCGAGCCCGATCTGGGCTCTCGCAGTTCCCCGCCTTCGATTTCGAGGATATGGCGTACTCCGTCCTCGGTGCCCGTCGAGAGGGTCATACGCGACACGGAGGCGATGGAAGGGAGGGCCTCTCCGCGAAAGCCTAGCGACATCACACCCAGCAGATCGTCAGTGGAGCGAATCTTTGAGGTTGCGTGGCGTTGGAGGGCGGCACGTGCATCGTCCAGCGACATTCCGCAGCCGTTGTCGGAGATCCTAATCAGATCCTTGCCTGAGCCCCGAAGCTCCACTTCGATGCGCGTCGCGCCGGAGTCGATGCTGTTTTCGACCAGTTCTTTCAGGACTGAAGCGGGACGTTCGACGACCTCGCCCGCCGCGATCTGGTTAATCGTGTGAGCATCGAGCAGAAGTACCTGTCGGGCGCGTGTCTCCAATCCGATCATTAGTTTGGACGACGTATCAAGCGCGTTGTTTGTCCCGGCAAGTTTTGTGGGAAAAAGGCTCAGCGAGCCCATAAGAATTACCGGGAAACGTGGAATAGCTTTTTTGGACGCTGTGACAAGGAAGTCTAAGCATTCTGGATGAGGGGATCAAGACAGGGATATGTTTACATTTATCGGGATTGGAATCGTTCTTGTTGCGACGATGGTGGGTTACATCATGCACGGTGGCAACATCGGCGTGCTTATCCAAATCAACGAGTTCGTGATCCTTGGTGGTGCAGGCATCGGCTCACTCCTTGGTGCGGTTGGCATGAAGAATTTTCAAGCCACGATCAAGGGCGTGATGGGCGTACTCAAGCCAAGCCCCACAAAAGACACTTTCCTTGATCTCCTGAAGATGATGTATCAGCTGTTCAACGTCGCTCGAAAAGAGGGCTTGTTGGGGCTGGAGCAGCACATCGAAAACCCGGAAGAGAGCGACATTATCAAGAAGTACCCGTCTTTCTTGAACAATCACCATGCGGTCGGTTTCTTCTGCGACACGATGAAGGTGATTCTGTCCGGCTCGGTTGGACCGCATGACCTGTCCGAGATGATGGAGCTTGACCTTGAGACGGCCCACAAAGAGGAGCATCTTCCCGCCCACGCCATTCAAACGGTCGGCGACGCTATGCCGGGCTTTGGCATTGTTGCCGCGGTTCTCGGCGTTATCATCACGATGGGCAAGATCGGCGGAGAAGCCGCCGCAATCGGCGAATCGGTTGCTGCTGCGCTCGTCGGTACATTCCTTGGAATTCTGCTCGCCTACGGAGTTTGCGCCCCGCTGGCAAGGGCGATGGAGCTACGGATTGAGGCGAACGGGCAATACATGAACTGCATCCGTTACGCCCTGTTTAGCTTTGCACGTGGCGAGTCGCCCATCACCTGCGTCGAGTTTGCCCGCCGAAACATCGAACCCAGCGTCCGCCCTGGATTTACGGAGATGGAGAACTCGGTGAAGGAGAAAGCGGCGTAGGGATTTTAGATTTTAGATTTTGGATTTTGGATTGGAGATCGCGAATAACTGACAACTGATCATTTACAGCGACTCACGACTCACGACTCACGACTCACGACCAACCACTCACTACAATGGCTGAAGTACAACCGATCATCATCAAGAAGAAAAAGGTCGTCGCCGGGGGGCACCACGGCGGATCTTGGAAGGTCGCTTATGCCGACTTCGTCACCGCGATGATGGCGTTCTTCATGGTCATGTGGATTATGGGGATGGACTCGGAAACGCGCTCAATGATCCAGGGTTACTTCAACGACCCGCTTGGATTTGTCAAGAACCCGCCAAAAACCCAGACCGCTTTCTCTATCCCAGGCTCTCCGAAGCCGAAAGAGGGAGTGGCAGGTTCGAAGGGCATGAGCCCGGACACCCGGTCGACAAGTGAGAAACAGTCGGCAGAGATGCAACTTCAAAAGGAGAATCTGGAATCGGTAAAGACGAAGATCGAGAAGGCTTTGTCTGCCGATCCTGAGCTCAAGGGCCTGCTCAAGTACGTCTCGCTTACGGTAACTGACGAGGGCCTGCTTGTGGAGCTAACAGAAGCTGTTGGCGCGGTCTTCTTTGAGTCTGGCTCCTATGCCATTCGCCCGGAGGCGATGAAGTTGATCAGCAAAGTCGGGCCAATTCTGAGCCATTCCGGCTACAAAATCATCGTGAAGGGGCACACCGACGCGATGCCCTATGCCGGCTCGGGTTACACAAACTGGGACCTCAGCACTGACCGTGCCCAGGCGATGCGCCGTGCATTGAGCCAGAACGGCGTCGCGGAAGATCAGTTCGTCTCAGTGACTGGCCTTGCCGACAAGGAACTTAAGAACACGGCAGACCCAAATCACTTTAGCAACCGTCGCGTGACTCTTTTGCTGCCTTACAAAAAGCCGATTGGGATGAGCGAAGATTTAAGCATCGACGCCTTTAAACAGGTCAATCAAGGGGCTTTTTCGAGGGATGTCGTCATCGCACCAAATTAGGTGTGCCGCGGTCAGAAACCATCGAATTCGCCATCGCGAATAGCGAGCGCGATCCTCTCGATGTCTGCAGTCATGGACCGGTCCTTATCGAGTCGCGATACATGGCTCCGAACGGTTTCATACGCTTTCAGGGCCCCTTTTCCGGGTTTTAGGGGCTTCCGGTACTCCAGACCTTCTGCGGCAGCAAGCATCTCTATAGCCAGCACCTGCTCGGCGTTGGTAACGATCTGCCGCAGTTTCAGCGCCCCCGTCATCCCCATCGAAACATGATCCTCTTTTCCTCCCGAGGTTGGAGCATTGTCTACGCTGCTGGGGTGGGACAGGACTTTGCATTCGTTGAGCAATGCCACGGCTGTTACATGGGGGATCATGAATCCTGACGACGTGCCAGGGTGAGCGGTGAGGAAGGCGGGAAGATGCTCGTTGAGATCGGGATTGACCATCCGGTCAATACGGCGTTCAGAGATGCTGCTTAGGTCGGTGATAGCGATGCTTGCATAGTCCAATGCAAGCGCTAAGGGCGCGCCGTGGAAGTTTCCTCCGCTGATGACGTCGCCCTCGTTGGCGAAAACAAGGGGGTTGTCCGTCGCGGAGCCGCTTTCGGTTTCAATCTGGCCTTGGACGTGATTGAGGGCATCGCGAACGGCTCCATGTACTTGAGGCATGCAGCGCAAGCTGTAAGCATCTTGTACGCGTGGGTCATCTTCGAGGTGCGACATACGAATCTCAGAATCCTCAAGCAGGGCCATCAAATGGCTTGCCGAGGCCATTTGTCCGGAGTGTGGGCGTACTTGATGGATACGGGGATCGAAGGCCGTGGGCGTTCCGAGCAGTGCTTCGAGCGTCATAGCGCCGACAACGTCGGCAGCGTGGGC
Encoded proteins:
- the mutL gene encoding DNA mismatch repair endonuclease MutL; the protein is MGSLSLFPTKLAGTNNALDTSSKLMIGLETRARQVLLLDAHTINQIAAGEVVERPASVLKELVENSIDSGATRIEVELRGSGKDLIRISDNGCGMSLDDARAALQRHATSKIRSTDDLLGVMSLGFRGEALPSIASVSRMTLSTGTEDGVRHILEIEGGELREPRSGSGAKGTEVTVEDLFFNTPARLKFLKSDTTELGQCIDVLSKYAIAYPHIAFIVSHNGQNAITTTGSGDLLDAISGAWSRDLARGLAEIDADIAGIRVTGFISPPHLTKATRAHQYIYVNGRPVRTRTLTAALDQAYRMLTPERRYPVVVLKLEIDPSRIDVNVSPTKSEVKFQQEGAAFDAIKYAIRNALAEHGMMPSAVDVNAANEAIASSQAMLGGIPNYLPRAMPMPGAPHSAYVDASIAAQSPVDVGGQPFSAGSEEAFQPNRTERYPFAELIEGLRVIGQAMNTFIIAETKRGLVVIDQHVAHERVLYEYLCGLRGPTAIEVQHLLTPETLHLDKRSAVLLSDKLDEIKAVGFDIEPFGGESFLVRSVPAAVRQKDPLKILRDMIDELVETTVTRKLVPTREQIWITTSCRMAVKAGDPLSLAEMERLIMELATTENPYLCPHGRPITLTLTSDDLMKRFKRI
- the hutH gene encoding histidine ammonia-lyase, with product MIKLSGQPLTLAEIEAVAFGKRQVSIDSAAILGIEKARALVENIVADDAVVYGISTGFGKLSEVKIPAAELKDLQLNLVRSHACGVGNPLSIPEVRVMLLLRANVLAKGFSGARLLVLETLLQMLEKGVHPVIPEKGSVGASGDLAPLAHLALVLLGEGEAFYDGVRMAGDDAMQWAGIPTIELEAKEGLALLNGTQAICAVGGLALARAQRVAHAADVVGAMTLEALLGTPTAFDPRIHQVRPHSGQMASASHLMALLEDSEIRMSHLEDDPRVQDAYSLRCMPQVHGAVRDALNHVQGQIETESGSATDNPLVFANEGDVISGGNFHGAPLALALDYASIAITDLSSISERRIDRMVNPDLNEHLPAFLTAHPGTSSGFMIPHVTAVALLNECKVLSHPSSVDNAPTSGGKEDHVSMGMTGALKLRQIVTNAEQVLAIEMLAAAEGLEYRKPLKPGKGALKAYETVRSHVSRLDKDRSMTADIERIALAIRDGEFDGF
- a CDS encoding OmpA family protein, which codes for MAEVQPIIIKKKKVVAGGHHGGSWKVAYADFVTAMMAFFMVMWIMGMDSETRSMIQGYFNDPLGFVKNPPKTQTAFSIPGSPKPKEGVAGSKGMSPDTRSTSEKQSAEMQLQKENLESVKTKIEKALSADPELKGLLKYVSLTVTDEGLLVELTEAVGAVFFESGSYAIRPEAMKLISKVGPILSHSGYKIIVKGHTDAMPYAGSGYTNWDLSTDRAQAMRRALSQNGVAEDQFVSVTGLADKELKNTADPNHFSNRRVTLLLPYKKPIGMSEDLSIDAFKQVNQGAFSRDVVIAPN
- the ruvC gene encoding crossover junction endodeoxyribonuclease RuvC — translated: MVILGIDPGLERMGYGVIRRVGSKMEVLDYGLLQTPKGPIQDRLILLHKGVQDLIKQHQPDAFATEKLFFAVNKTTAMDVAKAVGVALLAAGEASLDIAEYSPPEIKQGVVGNGSADKKQVQFMVTKLLSLKETPKPDDVADALAVAICHAFRSRVKV
- a CDS encoding restriction endonuclease, which codes for MRIITSLWQLEEEWGYEAGTLAFVAYRTNIDSRYTTYNIRKRTQGYRQIDEPDELLKGVQRKIKEFLEDKYVPTTSAYAYVSNRSPVKNAALHTRKKWIVNIDIKDFFPSIHFGRICGVLQSKPFHLEASTAKVLATICTRNHALPQGAPSSPILSNIISYSLDIALIQFARSHGFYYTRYADDITFSTWQSKFPNQLLTVDHEGTRVADSLEQIISGNGFTVNGLKTRCLERRQRQSVTGLTVNKFVNVRRKYIRQVRGMIHAWQKYGEESAQKTFEEKHLNKHYVPSGRIPKFRWVLLGRLQYIGHVRGWQDPVYRKYFRQLSELWPDLSKRMRDRFDILAQNFLELSNMTDHRAKGYALEKFIYELCDDGTVGVSGQFRRQNNIEQIDGAISFNSNAVLIECKFYSERIGALLIDPFSMKLARSGAGTQGLLISMSGYTSEALETIKLNPGQNLMLLTDADLQVWLDRRLTTYEVIAAKLKALQVLREPALSLAESVEIEE
- the motA gene encoding flagellar motor stator protein MotA — protein: MFTFIGIGIVLVATMVGYIMHGGNIGVLIQINEFVILGGAGIGSLLGAVGMKNFQATIKGVMGVLKPSPTKDTFLDLLKMMYQLFNVARKEGLLGLEQHIENPEESDIIKKYPSFLNNHHAVGFFCDTMKVILSGSVGPHDLSEMMELDLETAHKEEHLPAHAIQTVGDAMPGFGIVAAVLGVIITMGKIGGEAAAIGESVAAALVGTFLGILLAYGVCAPLARAMELRIEANGQYMNCIRYALFSFARGESPITCVEFARRNIEPSVRPGFTEMENSVKEKAA